A stretch of the Chanos chanos chromosome 1, fChaCha1.1, whole genome shotgun sequence genome encodes the following:
- the mapk12b gene encoding mitogen-activated protein kinase 12b: MSLRTRVGFYRQDVNKTVWDIPERYRDLVQVGTGAYGTVCSAIDRRTGVRVAIKKLHRPFQSRLFAKRAYRELRLLKHMKHENVIGLLDVFTSEASLDRFQDFYLVMPYMGTDLGKLMKMGRLSEDRVQFLVYQILRGLKYIHSAGIIHRDLKPGNLAVNQDCELKILDFGLARQADSEMTGYVVTRWYRAPEIILNWMHYSQTVDIWSVGCIMAEMLLGRPLFKGNDHLDQLREIMKITGTPNPDFIMKLQSQDAKNYIRSLPKVQKKDLHSIFFKASSEAVCALEHMLVLDPDRRASASEALTLPVFSEFREPEEETDALPYDHSVDNTDLPLEQWKRHTFTEILSFQPPLTEPHESKETSL; encoded by the exons ATGTCCTTGCGGACTAGAGTGGGATTCTACCGTCAAGATGTAAATAAAACTGTGTGGGATATCCCGGAGAGGTACCGTGATCTCGTACAAGTGGGAACGGGAGCGTATGGAACAGTTTG TTCAGCAATCGATCGCAGGACCGGAGTTCGGGTTGCTATAAAGAAACTTCACAGACCTTTTCAGTCACGGCTTTTCGCCAAACGGGCTTATAGAGAACTCCGTCTCCTCAAACACATGAAGCACGAGAAT GTGATTGGGCTATTAGACGTCTTCACATCAGAGGCTTCTCTGGACAGGTTCCAGGATTT ttacttGGTGATGCCGTACATGGGCACTGATCTTGGGAAGCTTATGAAGATGGGGCGTCTGTCTGAAGACAGGGTGCAATTCCTAGTGTATCAGATACTGAGAGGACTTAAg tatATTCATTCTGCAGGGATCATTCACAGG GACCTCAAACCTGGAAACCTGGCAGTCAACCAGGACTGTGAACTTAAG atcctggATTTTGGGCTGGCCAGACAAGCAGACTCTGAGATGACGGGGTACGTGGTGACCCGATGGTACAGAGCCCCTGAGATTATTCTGAACTGGATGCACTACTCTcagacag TTGATATCTGGTCAGTTGGCTGCATCATGGCAGAGATGCTTCTTGGGAGGCCGCTGTTCAAAGGGAACGATC ATCTGGACCAACTAAGAGAAATTATGAAGATTACAGGAACCCCTAATCCAGATTTCATTATGAAGCTACAGAGTCAAGAT GCCAAAAACTACATCAGAAGCCTACCCAAAGTACAAAAGAAGGACCTGCACTCTATTTTCTTCAAAGCCAGCTCCGAGG CTGTGTGTGCTCTGGAACATATGCTGGTCCTGGATCCAGACCGGAGGGCGAGTGCGTCCGAGGCCCTAACGCTGCCTGTTTTCTCTGAGTTCCGGGAGCCTGAGGAGGAGACGGATGCCCTGCCGTATGATCACTCCGTGGACAACACTGACCTGCCTCTGGAGCAGTGGAAAC GTCACACCTTCACAGAGATACTGTCCTTCCAACCCCCCCTGACTGAGCCTCACGAGTCCAAAGAGACCTCCCTCTGA
- the mapk11 gene encoding mitogen-activated protein kinase 11: MSARPGFYRQELNKTVWEVPERYQNLTPVGSGAYGSVCSAYDVRLRQKVAVKKLSRPFQSLIHSRRTYRELRLLKHMKHENVIGLLDVFSPATSLEDFNEVYLVTNLMGADLNNIVKFQRLSDEHIQFLIYQLLRGLKYIHSAGLIHRDLKPSNVAVNEDCELRILDFGLARQTDDEMTGYVATRWYRAPEIMLNWMHYNQTVDIWSVGCIMGELLKGKVLFPGNDYIDQLKRIMEVVGTPTPELLKKISSEHAQKYIQSLPYMPQQDLEKIFRGANPLAVDLLKKMLVLDCDGRISASEALSHPYFSQYHDPDDEPEAPPYDQTPESKDRTLEEWKELVFEEVSSFKAPVSKTDSLQVEQ; encoded by the exons ATGTCCGCGCGACCTGGGTTCTACCGACAAGAGCTAAACAAGACTGTGTGGGAGGTTCCCGAACGATACCAAAACCTTACTCCGGTTGGCTCGGGGGCGTATGGTTCTGTATG CTCTGCGTATGACGTGCGTCTACGACAGAAGGTGGCGGTGAAGAAGTTGTCACGACCCTTCCAGTCTCTCATCCACAGCCGTCGCACCTACAGAGAACTCCGCCTTCTCAAACACATGAAGCATGAGAAT GTGATTGGGCTGTTAGATGTTTTCTCTCCAGCAACATCGCTGGAAGACTTCAATGAAGT CTACTTAGTAACCAATTTGATGGGAGCTGACCTGAACAACATTGTCAAGTTTCAGCGTCTGTCAGATGAACACATACAGTTCCTCATTTACCAGCTACTCCGGGGCCTCAAG TACATCCATTCAGCAGGACTGATTCACAGA GACCTGAAGCCGAGTAACGTGGCTGTGAATGAAGACTGTGAGCTGAGG attttggattttggattggccagacagacagatgatgagATGACAGGGTATGTGGCAACTCGCTGGTACCGAGCGCCAGAAATCATGCTCAACTGGATGCACTACAATCAGACAG TGGATATTTGGTCTGTGGGATGCATTATGGGTGAACTCTTAAAGGGGAAAGTCCTGTTTCCAGGCAACGACT ATATCGATCAGCTGAAGAGGATAATGGAAGTGGTGGGAACACCCACTCCTGAGCTTCTGAAGAAGATTTCATCTGAGCAT GCACAGAAGTATATCCAGTCACTTCCCTACATGCCACAGCAGGATCTGGAGAAAATCTTCAGAGGAGCCAATCCGCTCG CGGTGGACCTGCTGAAGAAGATGCTGGTTTTAGACTGTGATGGACGGATTTCAGCCAGCGAGGCCCTCTCTCACCCATATTTCTCTCAGTACCATGATCCAGATGACGAGCCAGAGGCCCCACCCTACGACCAGACTCCTGAAAGCAAGGACCGCACTCTGGAAGAGTGGAAGG AATTGGTGTTTGAGGAGGTCAGTAGCTTCAAAGCACCTGTCAGCAAGACAGACAGCCTCCAGGTagaacagtga